From the Excalfactoria chinensis isolate bCotChi1 chromosome 1, bCotChi1.hap2, whole genome shotgun sequence genome, one window contains:
- the LOC140264778 gene encoding G-protein coupled receptor 183-like has product MAAVVATSTPANLTSNQSSCNVHNHHFSAKVTFSLFYTALLVFGACGNILALCITFQRRKKKLNSTDLYLVNLALSDALFTLALPGRIAYYVLEFNWPFGDWFCRLTAFVFYMNTYVSIYFMTCVSVDRYIAVVRTRHPGRTRRVSRARAVCTLVWFLVFLQTAPLLLRPMTRQMGNKLTCMEYFNFEEIPKLPYLLLVACVLGFFLPVGIILVCYVRINLKLCQTAKENPLTVRNGHHRRAFTVILVVLLALLLCFSPYHINIVQFMVRKILHQPSCREQQAFKMSLQVTVAFMNFNCCIDPIIYFFAFRGYKRRLLRIFRNSGSMATSSTAKTPSESNSNSQPPGSSSV; this is encoded by the coding sequence ATGGCTGCAGTGGTGGCCACGTCCACACCTGCCAACCTCACCTCCAACCAGAGCAGCTGCAACGTGCACAACCACCACTTCTCCGCCAAAGTCACCTTCTCCCTCTTCTACACTGCCCTGCTGGTGTTCGGCGCCTGCGGCAACATCCTCGCCCTCTGCATCACCTTCCAGCGCAGGAAGAAGAAACTCAACTCCACTGACCTCTACCTGGTGAACCTGGCTCTGTCCGACGCCCTCTTCACACTGGCGCTGCCTGGCAGGATCGCCTACTATGTCCTGGAGTTTAACTGGCCCTTCGGGGACTGGTTCTGTCGGCTCACCGCCTTTGTCTTCTACATGAACACCTATGTGAGCATCTACTTCATGACATGCGTCAGTGTGGACCGCTACATCGCTGTGGTGCGCACCAGGCACCCTGGCAGGACCCGCAGGGTCAGCCGTGCCAGGGCTGTCTGCACCCTCGTCTGGTTCCTGGTGTTCCTGCAGACGGCACCGCTGCTGCTGCGGCCCATGACGCGCCAGATGGGCAACAAGTTGACATGCATGGAGTACTTCAACTTCGAGGAGATTCCCAAGCTGCCCTACCTGCTCCTGGTGGCTTGTGTGCTCGGCTTCTTCCTGCCCGTGGGCATCATCTTGGTGTGCTATGTGAGGATCAACCTCAAGCTCTGCCAGACCGCCAAGGAGAACCCACTGACAGTGAGGAATGGGCACCACCGCCGGGCCTTCACAGTCATCTTGGTGGTGCTGCTGGCCCTCCTGCTTTGCTTCAGCCCTTACCACATCAACATCGTCCAGTTCATGGTCAGGAAGATCCTCCACCAGCCATCTTGCCGTGAGCAGCAGGCCTTCAAGATGTCCCTGCAAGTCACCGTGGCATTCATGAACTTCAACTGCTGCATTGACCCCATCATCTACTTCTTTGCCTTTCGAGGCTATAAGAGGAGGCTCCTCCGCATCTTCAGGAACAGCGGCTCCATGGCTACCTCCTCCACCGCCAAGACCCCTTCTGAGAGCAACAGCAACAGCCAGCCGCCCGGCTCCAGCTCTGTCTAA